The genomic interval gtgtgtgtcatgtcatGACTGTAATGCTGTGTGTGGTCTCTGCAGGCAGGGGATGTGTCGGAGCGTATGCTCCAGTTGCAGCGATGTATGCATTCCTTCCAGGAGCCGGGGGCCCCCAGGGACCAGGGAGGCCAGGGAGGGGACACGCTAGTGGCCATTCTGGCTCTGATGGCTGCAGTGCTGACAGAGTGTGACCTCCACTGTCACAGCCAGGCCCTCAGGGCTATGGCCAGACGACTGGGTGAGGAGCatggcgaacacacacacacacacatacacacacagatgcacacattgTTACTACCtatcttctctctttctgtgtatCCTCCTGTTCATTCTCTTGATCCCTCTCCACACAATGACGGTGTCTCTCCTATCTCATTAGAgggccacacacactcacagttaACAAAGTTGTAGTGAGGCCTGGTCTGTGCCGGTCAGAGGTGAGTGCACAGGAATGCAAGGCTCTGTGTGGGATGAGTAAGGCAGATAGATAGTTCACTGGTATCTCACAACCCAGTGCACAACTCTTTAACCTTCACAAAACCACCATATAACTTCTACAACAGATCAGAAGATAACTGCTATATGTAACTACAGTGGGATGggtcctcaatctcacacaacctcttcttgttttatgtgttTAGAGGGGGCAGCggttgggagagagggagagaaagacttGCTACTACTATTGAGAAGCATCACACAACACCCTCCAACAggtgagagcagtgtgtgtgtgtgtgtgtgtgtgtgtgtgtgtgtgtgtgtgtgtgtgtgtgtgtgtgtgtgtgtgtgtgtgtgtgtgtgtgtgtgtgtgtgtgtgtgtgtgtgtgtgtgtgtgtgtgtgtgtgtgtgtgagagagagtgtgtgcttgtgtatacttgagtgcatgtgtgtgcatgtgcgtacaAAATATACAGATGTAAGagcgcaagtgtgtgtgtgtgtgttgcagtggccCCCTCAGCGAGGCTGCATCCTCAGGACTGTGCTGAGATCTATCATTTGGGGATCAGAGAGAACGGAATCTACACCATCCAGCCTGACCCACACAGACCTGCAGTCGAGGTACCACCTAATACTtacacacacaaaatgcaaacaacctgtttactgtatgtgtgttatgCACCATCTGTAGAGCTTGGAGGGGAACATACAGCGAGAAAAAACAGACAAGGAGGGAGCTGACGTTACAGATTACAGTAGTAAAGTAGCCTTGCTTGTGCAAGCCAGAACGGCTCACAGgagcaggagcctatctcctgtttctgtagcataaggcagcttgatgtacaggtacaccccctggacaggatgctagtctatcacagggccttACCCCAAATATATCTGCTTACTGCTGAGTGCTAAGCAGAGACGCACCGTGTTccatttttacagtctttggtatgactcggcTGGGGATGGAActcccaaccttccaatctcatGGCGGACACTCAAACCACTGATTACAGAAAAATGTCTCAATGCGTTACATACTGTATCTCAATAATCACCCTGTATATTCTCTCTATTATTGGCAATGGTCAGGGAATCTTCATCATTATTGCGTCAGATGTCCAAGAGTTGTTACCTTTGCCTCTCCCCAGGCAGAGTGTGACATGGAGACGGCAGGCGGAGGGTGGACGATGTTCCAGCGTCGGAGAGATGGCTCGGTGGACTTCAATCGGACGTGGCAGGAGTACCGCGAGGGTTTTGGTTCCCCACAGGGAGAACACTGGCTAGGGAACGCAGCGCTGCATGCTCTCACCAACACTGGTCAACACCTACTGCGTATTCAACTGGAGGACTGGCACAAGCAGAAACGCCAAGCCACCTACAACACCTTTAGAGTGGCAACAGAGACACAGAAGTAATGGAAACACACAGATAGATAGGAAGACTAAGATATACAGTGTATTTAATACACAAATTAAATAAATTGTTTTCCTCAAAATCAAAGAttaccaaatatatatatattttattttataaaagtGGGATAATGTCAAGATCAGTTCAGGTCCCACGGCATCTGAATGGGAGGATAGGCACAGCCTGAAATTATACAGTGCCTATCTTTAATGCATGTATCTGGATCTACACAACTGATGGAGTATGACGTGGACTCATCTCAACATTAGACCCCTTTTGACATCAGTAAACatctgacaaactttgattttgtAGTGAACATAGTATCTCTTTAAcatataatacactactacacTCATGGTGTTATGCTgtgttcataaccaagtgggaaggtggcAATTTCCAGATGTGAAGTAATAAATATGAGTTGGATGCATTCACATGCTTTGAACTCATTGAGGTTGGCTAATGGCTAACAAGTTGCGGCAACCATCAACTAAAAGTACAGCTGTCGTGCTCTATTGTTCTAATTATATTGTTCAAAAACACTTTTTATAGATAGCTTTttataaattgtattttgttGTTGGATTTAACTGCCAAAAATCCTGTTATTGAGgtaatttccttagtaggtgacatcagaggtcagtatgtgggagaagatggagatcAGGGATGATAGAGGAGtgtcccactagtaattaccagttggaggggcGTTCAAGTGTATTTTCCTAGTCATATGTAGTaaataccaccttcccacttggttatgaacgctGAGtaaatgttgtctctccttctcctaggTACCGTCTGACAGCACGGGAGTACTCTGGTGACGCGGGAAATGCCCTGAGCTACAGCAAACGCTACAACCACGACGGCCGAGCGTTCAGCACCAACGACCGTGATCACGACCGCTACACCTCGGGGAACTGTGCGCAGTACTACGCTGCGGGCTGGTGGTTCGATGCCTGCCTGGCGGCTAACCTGAATGGACGGTACTACCGCGGGCGCTACAGCGGGCTGACCAACGGCATTTACTGGGGCACCTGGTACATCCTGACAGACAGCCACAGTGGAGAGCGCTACTCCTTTAAGAGTGTGGAGATGAAGACACGCCCACGCAACATCTAATAAAGAATGACTTAGGAGCAGATTGAAATGGGACAGTTAATGTGAAGTAGCAATCTGTAAAATGTAGGCCTACTACAACCTCTGAGCCAGGTTCTGTATATATaaatctagcctggtcccagatctgtttgtgatgTGCCCCAGCTAGGGAAACCCTAATCTGGTTGCAGAGTGTGTGAAGGTTATTGGTAACCAGCTGATGACTGGATGTTTGATTCACTGGATGATGTTGGGATAGTGAGCCACTAAATCACTTCTTCCAGGTGTAAATATAGTGCTAAATCGAAAAGTGTTTAGATGTCTCTGTCCTTATTTATAATCCAAGTATGTGTTGAAGAAGTTGAATTACACCATTAACCAGCAGAATATGTGTTCATAACGGCTCATGGGTTCCTCACCCCTGCTTCATTTTTATTATCCATCATTCAAGCCATATACTTTGCCACCCCGCATCTTTTTTTGTTGTGATATTTAAACGGCAGTAAAGTTTTCATATAGTATGTTATGCAAATCTTTCCACAAAAATGTAATGTAGAAATGTACATTGACAATCATGGCTTTAGTATAGAGAAATTATTATTGAAATACATTTATATAACATTTATAACCAATGACTGAGTTATTGTGTCTCTGAATATGGTTTACCAGTATTATTTTGGGTAAATAAGATATGTCAACATATGTCAACATAAAAGATTAACAGATTCTGCCTGAAATTCAGTTTGAAGTTATGTAAGAAAGGTACTTGACAACCAGGTGTCCTGTTAGGTCTATACGTATGATATTCTACACAGGTTTAATTCAATCACCCAAACAAGCATATTTGTTTCAACCATCTGATAATCTCTCaaggtgtccatattaggaatGCCTCAGTCTCAGCAGGAGTTGTCAATACATCCAAACCAGGGAGAATTAGCTGACTAGGAAACTAAGTAAAACCCCTCACCCTAAGCCTGCATCATGTAGAAAATTACATTTTACAGAGTATGTGACAGTACCTGTCAGTTGAGTACAGTACTTTAGCAAAGCACCTCTTCATTTTTCAGGTATGTAGTTTCACAAAAAATTCGAAGTTACACTATAAAACTTAGATAGTCAGAGTTTCATGGTGGCTGCTTCTCCTGTTCCCTCCCCCCTGGATATAGGGTCACCTGGTGCCAGGTTCATGCAGAGGGGGGTCAGTTATCAGTTGGGTGATACTCAGACCCCTCAAAGCCATGGCCCGATAACATGCTGACGTGCTAATGTACAACAGAGGGGCAGCCGACAGCCAACTCAGCGCTCTCTACCCCTAGGTCTCCAGGCCCCTGTGTTCTGACCCCAGCTGTGGGATTGCTCAGCCAAACCCTAACTGTCTTTTCTTTTGAAATGATGCTATGACAGTCAACAGAGAAGAGCTCAGTTTTGGCAAAGGGCCTCCCCTTCTCCTACCACAAATAACTTGCAACAGCTTTCACACTGTCCCATACCAAAGTCCCACACAATGATGGCATTAGGAGCTCACACActttctgacacacagagaga from Salvelinus fontinalis isolate EN_2023a chromosome 18, ASM2944872v1, whole genome shotgun sequence carries:
- the LOC129815492 gene encoding fibroleukin-like, translated to MILLGSIGVVPLLLSLCVGAVLSPPDAPPVCPHPPCRDSLVAAPPARIGSGGCEGSPGTAGCRVVVAPLAASDPPLREEHRQEVRQVQPEAGDVSERMLQLQRCMHSFQEPGAPRDQGGQGGDTLVAILALMAAVLTECDLHCHSQALRAMARRLEGAAVGREGEKDLLLLLRSITQHPPTVAPSARLHPQDCAEIYHLGIRENGIYTIQPDPHRPAVEAECDMETAGGGWTMFQRRRDGSVDFNRTWQEYREGFGSPQGEHWLGNAALHALTNTGQHLLRIQLEDWHKQKRQATYNTFRVATETQKYRLTAREYSGDAGNALSYSKRYNHDGRAFSTNDRDHDRYTSGNCAQYYAAGWWFDACLAANLNGRYYRGRYSGLTNGIYWGTWYILTDSHSGERYSFKSVEMKTRPRNI